The following proteins are encoded in a genomic region of Mycolicibacterium rutilum:
- a CDS encoding cytochrome c oxidase assembly protein has product MTTAATGVRSSAVWPVLVGVAVLAGAVAAGIGALSLADALTATGLPNPGPVTTYGLPFVRAAGEIAAVVAVGSFLFAAFLTPPQATGVLDAGGYRALRLGTGASAVWTVCAALLVPLTVSDVSGQPLLDNLNPMQIWSAAGLVETASAWRWTAFLAAAVTVASLPVLRWSWTPVLLAGGLTTLMPLALTGHSSTGGDHDLATNSLVFHLVAGSLWAGGLLALLVHVWRRGAHADLAARRFSAIALWCFVVMAVSGVLNALARMQPADLLRTSYGLLVVAKVVALALLAVVGWRQRRSGLAALRADPEARGPLIRLALVEAVLFGATFGIAVGLGRTPPPPPPRLPSPVEVAIGYDIAGPPTVARLLFDWRFDLVFGTAAIVFAIVYLVGVRRLRRRGDAWPVGRTVGWLCGCAALLIATSSGLGRYMPAMFSMHMIAHMMLSMLVPVLLVLGAPMTLALRVLPAAGRGDPPGAREWLLAGLHSRVSRFLTNPIVATVIFVAGFYGLYFGGLFDAAVDNHAAHVLMNLHFLLSGYLFYWVVIGIDPAPRQLPQLGKLAMVFASLPLHAFFGVVLMGMKTVLGEPFYRSLQLDWHTDLLSDQRTGGGIAWAAGEFPLLLVMCALLIQWRRSDQRTATRLDRAADRDDDADLAAYNAMLAELARRDAR; this is encoded by the coding sequence ATGACGACGGCGGCGACGGGCGTGCGCAGCAGCGCAGTGTGGCCCGTGCTCGTCGGCGTCGCGGTGCTGGCCGGTGCGGTCGCCGCCGGCATCGGGGCGCTGTCGCTGGCCGACGCGCTGACCGCCACCGGCTTGCCGAACCCCGGCCCGGTCACCACCTACGGGCTGCCGTTCGTGCGGGCAGCCGGCGAGATCGCCGCCGTCGTGGCGGTCGGCTCGTTCCTGTTCGCGGCGTTCCTGACCCCGCCGCAGGCCACCGGGGTGCTCGACGCCGGCGGCTACCGCGCGCTGCGGCTCGGCACCGGGGCGTCGGCCGTGTGGACCGTGTGCGCGGCGCTGCTGGTCCCGTTGACGGTCTCCGACGTCTCCGGGCAACCGCTCCTCGACAACCTCAACCCGATGCAGATCTGGTCGGCGGCCGGTCTCGTCGAGACCGCGAGTGCATGGCGCTGGACTGCGTTTCTGGCCGCGGCGGTCACCGTGGCCAGCCTGCCGGTGCTGCGCTGGTCGTGGACGCCGGTCCTGCTGGCCGGCGGGTTGACGACGCTCATGCCGCTGGCGCTGACGGGCCACTCGTCGACCGGCGGCGACCATGACCTGGCGACCAACAGCCTGGTGTTCCACCTGGTGGCCGGGTCGCTGTGGGCCGGCGGGCTGCTCGCGCTGCTGGTGCACGTCTGGCGTCGCGGCGCGCACGCCGACCTGGCGGCACGGCGGTTCTCGGCGATCGCGCTGTGGTGTTTCGTGGTGATGGCCGTCAGCGGTGTGCTCAACGCGCTGGCCCGGATGCAACCGGCCGACCTGCTGCGCACCTCGTACGGGCTGCTGGTCGTCGCCAAGGTCGTCGCGCTGGCCCTGCTGGCTGTGGTCGGCTGGCGTCAGCGGCGGTCCGGTCTGGCCGCGCTGCGCGCCGATCCCGAGGCCCGTGGCCCCCTGATCCGGCTGGCGTTGGTCGAGGCGGTGCTGTTCGGGGCGACGTTCGGGATCGCGGTCGGACTGGGCCGCACCCCGCCGCCCCCACCACCGCGGCTGCCCAGCCCGGTCGAGGTGGCGATCGGCTACGACATCGCCGGGCCGCCCACCGTCGCGCGGCTGCTGTTCGACTGGCGCTTTGACCTGGTGTTCGGCACCGCGGCGATCGTGTTCGCCATCGTCTACCTGGTCGGGGTGCGCCGGTTGCGCCGCCGCGGCGACGCCTGGCCCGTCGGCAGGACGGTCGGCTGGTTGTGCGGTTGCGCGGCGCTGCTGATCGCGACGTCGTCCGGGCTCGGCCGCTACATGCCCGCCATGTTCTCGATGCACATGATCGCCCACATGATGCTGTCGATGCTGGTGCCGGTCCTGCTGGTGCTCGGGGCGCCGATGACGCTCGCGCTGCGGGTGCTGCCCGCGGCCGGGCGCGGTGATCCGCCGGGCGCGCGGGAGTGGCTGCTGGCCGGACTGCACTCGCGGGTGTCGCGGTTCCTGACCAACCCGATCGTCGCGACGGTGATCTTCGTCGCGGGCTTCTACGGCCTGTACTTCGGCGGGCTGTTCGACGCCGCCGTCGACAACCACGCCGCGCACGTGCTGATGAACCTGCACTTCCTGCTCAGCGGCTACCTCTTCTACTGGGTGGTGATCGGGATCGACCCGGCGCCACGCCAGCTCCCGCAGCTCGGCAAGCTCGCGATGGTGTTCGCCTCGCTGCCTTTGCACGCGTTCTTCGGCGTGGTGCTGATGGGCATGAAGACGGTCCTCGGTGAGCCGTTCTACCGGTCGCTGCAGCTGGACTGGCACACCGATCTGCTGTCCGATCAGCGCACCGGCGGCGGAATTGCTTGGGCGGCAGGAGAATTCCCACTGCTGCTGGTGATGTGCGCGCTGCTGATCCAGTGGCGGCGCAGCGACCAACGCACCGCGACGCGGTTGGACCGCGCCGCCGACCGCGACGACGACGCCGATCTGGCCGCCTACAACGCGATGCTGGCCGAACTGGCGCGCCGCGACGCCCGATAG
- a CDS encoding single-stranded DNA-binding protein: protein MFETPFTIVGNIVTDPIHRRVGDQEMVRFRVASNSRRRTAEGTWEPGNSLFVTVNCWGRVVAGTSAALVKGDPVIVVGHVYTSEYDDRDGNRRSSVEVRATSVGPDLARCGARLDRVKQQTDQRSADPDGDSADGGDDDADQPDEALPLTA, encoded by the coding sequence ATGTTCGAGACACCGTTCACCATCGTCGGCAACATCGTCACCGACCCGATCCACCGCCGCGTCGGAGACCAGGAGATGGTCCGGTTCCGCGTCGCGAGCAACTCGCGCCGCCGCACCGCCGAGGGAACATGGGAGCCCGGCAATTCGTTGTTCGTCACGGTCAACTGCTGGGGGCGGGTGGTGGCCGGGACCAGCGCGGCGCTGGTCAAAGGCGACCCGGTGATCGTCGTCGGGCATGTCTACACCAGCGAGTACGACGACCGCGACGGCAACCGGCGCTCCTCGGTGGAGGTGCGCGCCACTTCCGTCGGCCCCGATCTGGCCCGGTGCGGGGCGCGCCTCGACCGGGTCAAACAGCAGACCGACCAGCGTTCGGCGGATCCCGACGGCGATTCCGCGGACGGCGGCGACGACGATGCAGACCAGCCCGACGAGGCGCTGCCTCTGACGGCGTAG
- the ettA gene encoding energy-dependent translational throttle protein EttA has product MAEFIYSMRKVRKAHGDKVILDDVSLNFLPGAKIGVVGPNGAGKSSVLRIMAGLDQPNNGDALLQPGATVGILQQEPPLNEDKTVRENVEEGVPIKAKLNRYNEVAELMATDYTDELMEEMGKLQEELDAADAWDIDSQLEQAMDALRCPPPDEPVTHLSGGERRRVALCKLLLSKPDLLLLDEPTNHLDAESVQWLEQHLAEYKGAILAVTHDRYFLDNVAEWILELDRGRAYPYEGNYSTYLEKKAERVAVQGRKDAKLQKRLQEELAWVRSGAKARQAKSKARLQRYEEMAAEAEKTRKLDFEEIQIPTPPRLGSVVVEVEHLDKGFNGRTLIKDLSFTLPRNGIVGVIGPNGVGKTTLFKTIVGLEQPDSGTVKVGETVKLSYVDQTRAGIDPKKNVWEVVSDGLDYIEVGQNEIPSRAYVSAFGFKGPDQQKPAGVLSGGERNRLNLALTLKEGGNLILLDEPTNDLDVETLSSLENALESFPGCAVVISHDRWFLDRTCTHILAWEGDEDNEAKWFWFEGNFGAYEENKVERLGAEAARPHRVTHRKLTRD; this is encoded by the coding sequence ATGGCCGAATTCATCTATTCGATGCGGAAGGTCCGCAAGGCGCACGGGGACAAGGTGATCCTCGATGACGTCAGCCTGAACTTCCTTCCGGGCGCCAAGATCGGCGTGGTCGGACCCAACGGGGCCGGCAAGTCGAGCGTCTTGCGGATCATGGCCGGATTGGACCAGCCCAACAACGGCGACGCGCTGCTGCAACCCGGCGCGACGGTCGGCATCCTGCAGCAGGAGCCGCCGCTGAACGAGGACAAGACGGTCCGCGAGAACGTCGAAGAGGGCGTCCCCATCAAGGCCAAGCTCAACCGGTACAACGAGGTCGCCGAGCTGATGGCCACCGATTACACCGACGAGCTGATGGAAGAGATGGGCAAGCTCCAGGAGGAGCTCGACGCGGCCGACGCGTGGGACATCGACAGCCAGCTCGAGCAGGCCATGGACGCGCTGCGCTGCCCGCCGCCCGACGAGCCGGTCACCCACCTGTCCGGCGGTGAGCGCCGCCGCGTGGCGCTGTGCAAGCTGCTGCTGTCCAAACCCGACCTGCTGCTGCTCGACGAGCCCACCAACCACCTCGACGCCGAGAGCGTGCAGTGGCTCGAGCAGCACCTCGCCGAGTACAAGGGCGCGATCCTCGCCGTCACCCACGACCGGTACTTCCTCGACAACGTGGCCGAGTGGATCCTGGAACTCGACCGGGGCCGCGCCTACCCGTACGAGGGCAACTACTCGACCTATCTGGAGAAGAAGGCCGAGCGGGTGGCGGTGCAGGGCCGCAAGGACGCCAAGCTGCAGAAGCGGCTGCAGGAGGAACTCGCCTGGGTCCGCTCGGGCGCCAAGGCGCGGCAGGCCAAGAGCAAGGCCCGGCTGCAGCGCTACGAGGAGATGGCCGCCGAGGCGGAAAAGACCCGCAAGCTCGACTTCGAGGAGATCCAGATCCCGACGCCGCCGCGGCTGGGCAGCGTCGTGGTCGAGGTCGAACACCTCGACAAGGGTTTCAACGGCCGCACCCTGATCAAGGACCTGTCGTTCACGCTGCCGCGCAACGGCATCGTCGGCGTCATCGGCCCCAACGGTGTCGGTAAGACGACCCTGTTCAAGACCATCGTCGGTCTCGAGCAACCGGACAGTGGCACCGTGAAGGTCGGCGAGACGGTCAAGCTCAGCTACGTCGATCAGACCCGCGCCGGCATCGACCCGAAAAAGAATGTATGGGAGGTCGTTTCCGACGGCCTGGACTACATCGAGGTCGGCCAGAACGAGATCCCGTCGCGCGCCTACGTGTCCGCGTTCGGGTTCAAGGGCCCGGATCAGCAGAAGCCCGCGGGCGTGCTGTCCGGCGGTGAGCGCAACCGGCTGAACCTGGCGCTGACCCTCAAGGAGGGCGGCAACCTGATCCTGCTCGACGAGCCCACCAACGACCTGGACGTCGAGACGTTGTCGTCGCTGGAGAACGCCCTGGAAAGCTTCCCCGGCTGCGCTGTCGTCATCTCCCACGACCGGTGGTTCCTCGACCGCACCTGCACGCACATCCTGGCGTGGGAGGGCGACGAGGACAACGAGGCCAAGTGGTTCTGGTTCGAGGGCAACTTCGGTGCCTACGAAGAGAACAAGGTCGAACGGCTCGGCGCCGAAGCGGCCCGCCCGCACCGGGTGACCCACCGCAAGCTCACCCGCGACTGA
- a CDS encoding NAD-glutamate dehydrogenase, translating into MAVNPGDSGGPAGAETGHRESPALDDQTTARLARAYLETYRGPHADAPAADAAVTMPVTATARQIVSPNLIAAHHRLGRFRPFGDTRVEVYPSDDPAGIGPALQIVTDNTAMVMDSVTVLLHRFGVAYTAIMNPVLRVHRARAGELLDVAPVADAAGSRTGVDEAWIHVQLAATVDPKALAQVAQMLPSVLADARHVALDAPALGSTLRGLAQELASDGARFPGQDRDDVAALLRWLADGHFVLLGYQRCPIRDGHSSVDPASRLGVLRLRQDVLPPLTEDGELLTLAQATIPSYLRYGAYPYIVVVREQHGPTVVEHRFVGLFTVAAMNANVLEIPLISRRVNEALSLSRRDPSHPGQLLLDIIQTIPRSELFALSARSILDMVKAVVDLGSRRRTLLFMRADSLAHFVSCLVYLPRDRYTTAVRLEMQDILVRELGGVSIEYTARVSESPWAVVHFSVRMPDGINARDIDTSLENETRIQDLLTEAARTWGDRLIGAVKTGSIDQRAAQHYSVAFSEAYKQAVAPLDAIGDIAIIDELDDGAIKPVLSDTEEGTAQLTLYLGGRSASLSDLLPMLQSMGVVVLEERPFTVERPDGLTVWIYQFKISPHKSIPRIESEAERADTAARFADAVTAIWQGRAEIDRFNELVMRAGLNWQQVSVLRSYAKYLRQAGFPYSQSHIEGVINDNAKTARSLVELFEALFRPDTEQDGAPKRRDAQAAAAAVTADIDALVSLDTDRVLRAFASMIQATLRTNYFVARPESARQQNVLSYKLDPGLIDELPLPRPKFEIFVYSPRVEGVHLRFGYVARGGLRWSDRREDFRTEILGLVKAQAVKNAVIVPVGAKGGFVVKQPPTPTGDAAADRDAQRAEGVACYQLFIAGLLDVTDNVDKATGQVVAPPDVVRRDGDDAYLVVAADKGTATFSDIANEVAKSYGFWLGDAFASGGSVGYDHKAMGITARGAWESVKRHFREMGVDTQSEDFTVVGVGDMSGDVFGNGMLLSQHIRLLAAFDHRHIFIDPDPDAARSWEERKRLFELPRSSWEDYDTSLISEGGGVYSREHKSIPISPQARAALGIDDGVDELTPPNLIKAILKAPADLLFNGGIGTYIKAETESDADVGDRANDPVRVNGNQLRVKVVGEGGNLGVTALGRIEFDLAGGRINTDALDNSAGVDCSDHEVNIKILIDSLVTAGKVSAEERTDLLLSMTDEVGRLVLKDNEDQNDLMGTSRANADSLLPVHSRMIKAFVADRGLNRELEALPSEKEIRRRTDAGIGLTSPELATLMAHVKLALKADVLASDLPDQEAFASRLPWYFPEKLREPFGAEIRAHQLRREIVTTMLVNDLVDTSGITYAYRVSEDVGVGPVDAVRSFAAANAIFRISDVWRAIRSAGDTGVSVAVTDRMTLDLRRLVDRAGRWLLNYRPQPLAVGAEINRFGAKVAALTPRMSEWLRGDDEAIVAKEADDFASHGVPKDLAYMVATGLYQFSLLDIIDIGDIVDREPDEVADTYFALMDYLNTDTLLTAVSRLERDDRWHSLARLAIRDDIYGSLRALCLDVLAVGEPEETGEEKIAEWETTNGSRVDRARRTLSEIHESGQHDLATLSVAARQIRSMTRTSGTGTSR; encoded by the coding sequence ATGGCGGTGAATCCGGGGGATAGCGGGGGACCGGCGGGCGCCGAGACCGGGCACCGCGAGTCGCCGGCACTCGACGACCAGACGACGGCGCGGCTGGCTCGCGCGTATCTGGAGACCTACCGCGGCCCGCACGCCGACGCGCCGGCCGCGGACGCGGCGGTGACGATGCCGGTGACGGCGACCGCGCGTCAGATCGTCTCGCCGAACCTCATCGCCGCCCATCACCGGCTGGGCCGCTTCCGGCCGTTCGGCGACACCCGCGTCGAGGTCTACCCGTCCGACGATCCGGCGGGCATCGGCCCGGCGCTGCAGATCGTCACCGACAACACCGCGATGGTGATGGACTCGGTCACGGTGCTGCTGCACCGGTTCGGCGTCGCCTACACCGCGATCATGAACCCGGTGCTGCGGGTGCACCGCGCGCGGGCCGGTGAACTGCTCGACGTCGCACCCGTCGCCGACGCCGCCGGGTCCCGCACCGGCGTCGACGAGGCCTGGATCCACGTCCAGCTCGCCGCGACCGTCGACCCCAAGGCGCTCGCCCAGGTGGCGCAGATGCTGCCCAGCGTGCTCGCCGACGCGCGCCACGTCGCGCTCGACGCGCCTGCGCTCGGGTCGACGCTGCGCGGGCTGGCCCAGGAACTGGCGTCCGACGGTGCGCGGTTCCCGGGCCAGGACCGCGACGACGTCGCCGCGCTGCTGCGCTGGTTGGCCGACGGGCATTTCGTGCTGCTGGGCTACCAGCGGTGCCCGATCCGCGACGGCCACTCGTCGGTCGATCCGGCGAGCCGGCTGGGCGTGCTGCGGCTGCGTCAGGACGTGCTGCCGCCGCTGACCGAGGACGGCGAGCTGCTCACGCTGGCGCAGGCGACCATCCCGAGCTACCTGCGCTACGGCGCCTACCCCTACATCGTCGTCGTCCGCGAACAGCACGGGCCCACCGTGGTCGAGCACCGGTTCGTCGGGTTGTTCACCGTCGCCGCGATGAACGCCAACGTCCTTGAGATCCCGTTGATCTCGCGCAGGGTGAACGAGGCGCTGTCGCTGTCGCGCCGCGACCCCAGCCATCCCGGGCAGCTGCTGCTCGACATCATCCAGACCATTCCGCGCTCGGAGCTGTTCGCGCTGTCGGCCCGCAGCATCCTGGACATGGTCAAGGCGGTCGTCGACCTCGGATCACGCCGACGCACCCTGCTGTTCATGCGCGCCGATTCGCTCGCGCACTTCGTGTCGTGCCTGGTCTACCTCCCGCGTGACCGCTACACCACCGCGGTGCGGCTCGAAATGCAGGACATCCTCGTGCGCGAACTCGGCGGCGTCAGCATCGAGTACACCGCGCGTGTCAGCGAATCCCCCTGGGCGGTGGTCCATTTCTCGGTGCGGATGCCCGACGGGATCAACGCCCGCGACATCGACACGTCACTGGAGAACGAGACGCGGATCCAGGATCTGCTCACCGAGGCGGCCAGGACCTGGGGTGACCGGCTGATCGGGGCGGTCAAGACCGGTTCGATCGATCAGCGTGCGGCGCAGCACTATTCGGTAGCGTTCTCCGAGGCCTACAAACAGGCGGTCGCGCCGCTGGACGCGATCGGCGACATCGCGATCATCGACGAACTGGACGACGGCGCCATCAAACCCGTCCTCTCCGACACCGAGGAGGGCACCGCCCAGCTCACCCTGTATCTGGGTGGGCGTTCGGCGTCGCTGAGCGACCTGCTGCCGATGCTGCAGTCGATGGGTGTCGTGGTGCTCGAGGAGCGGCCGTTCACGGTGGAGCGGCCCGACGGGCTCACGGTCTGGATCTACCAGTTCAAAATCTCGCCGCACAAGTCGATCCCGCGCATCGAGTCCGAGGCCGAACGCGCCGACACCGCGGCACGGTTCGCCGACGCGGTGACCGCGATCTGGCAGGGCCGCGCCGAGATCGACCGGTTCAACGAGCTGGTGATGCGCGCCGGACTCAACTGGCAACAGGTGTCGGTGCTCCGCAGCTACGCAAAGTACCTGCGGCAGGCCGGTTTTCCGTACAGCCAGTCGCACATCGAAGGCGTCATCAACGACAACGCCAAGACAGCGCGGTCGCTCGTCGAGCTGTTCGAGGCGCTGTTCCGGCCCGACACCGAGCAGGACGGCGCACCGAAGCGCCGCGACGCCCAGGCGGCCGCGGCGGCGGTGACCGCCGACATCGACGCGTTGGTCAGCCTGGACACCGACCGGGTGCTGCGGGCCTTCGCGTCGATGATCCAGGCGACGCTGCGCACCAACTACTTCGTCGCCCGACCGGAATCGGCCCGCCAGCAGAACGTGCTGTCCTACAAGCTCGACCCGGGCCTGATCGACGAATTGCCGCTGCCCAGACCGAAATTCGAGATCTTCGTGTACTCACCGCGGGTCGAGGGCGTGCATCTCCGCTTCGGCTACGTCGCGCGTGGCGGGCTGCGCTGGTCGGACCGCCGCGAGGATTTCCGCACCGAGATACTCGGCCTGGTCAAGGCGCAGGCCGTCAAGAACGCGGTAATCGTGCCCGTCGGCGCCAAGGGCGGCTTCGTCGTCAAGCAGCCGCCGACGCCCACCGGCGACGCCGCCGCCGACCGCGACGCCCAGCGCGCCGAGGGGGTGGCCTGCTACCAGCTGTTCATCGCCGGCCTGCTCGACGTCACCGACAACGTGGACAAGGCCACCGGGCAGGTCGTCGCACCGCCCGACGTGGTGCGCCGCGACGGCGACGACGCCTACCTCGTGGTCGCCGCCGACAAGGGCACCGCGACGTTCTCCGACATCGCCAACGAGGTCGCCAAGTCCTACGGGTTCTGGCTCGGCGACGCGTTCGCCTCGGGCGGTTCGGTCGGCTACGACCACAAGGCCATGGGCATCACCGCCCGCGGCGCCTGGGAGTCGGTCAAACGGCACTTCCGCGAGATGGGCGTCGACACCCAGTCCGAGGACTTCACTGTGGTCGGGGTCGGCGACATGAGCGGCGACGTCTTCGGCAACGGCATGCTGCTGTCCCAACACATCCGGCTGCTCGCCGCGTTCGACCACCGGCACATCTTCATCGACCCCGATCCCGACGCCGCCCGCTCGTGGGAGGAACGCAAGCGCCTGTTCGAGCTGCCGCGGTCCAGCTGGGAGGACTACGACACGTCGCTGATCAGCGAGGGCGGCGGCGTCTACAGCCGGGAGCACAAGTCGATCCCGATCAGCCCGCAGGCCCGCGCGGCGCTGGGCATCGACGACGGCGTCGACGAGTTGACCCCACCGAACCTGATCAAGGCGATCCTCAAGGCGCCCGCCGACCTGCTGTTCAACGGCGGCATCGGCACCTACATCAAGGCCGAGACCGAATCCGACGCCGACGTCGGCGACCGCGCCAACGACCCGGTGCGGGTCAACGGAAACCAGTTGCGCGTCAAGGTGGTTGGCGAAGGTGGCAACCTCGGGGTCACCGCGCTGGGGCGCATCGAGTTCGACCTCGCCGGCGGCCGCATCAACACCGACGCGCTGGACAACTCCGCGGGCGTCGACTGCTCCGACCACGAGGTCAACATCAAGATCCTGATCGACTCGCTGGTCACCGCCGGCAAGGTCAGCGCCGAGGAGCGCACCGACCTGCTGCTGTCGATGACCGACGAAGTCGGCCGGCTGGTGCTCAAGGACAACGAGGACCAGAACGACCTGATGGGCACCAGCCGCGCGAACGCGGACAGCCTGCTGCCGGTGCACTCGCGGATGATCAAGGCCTTCGTCGCCGACCGCGGCCTCAACCGCGAACTGGAGGCGCTGCCCTCGGAGAAGGAGATCCGCCGCCGCACCGACGCCGGAATCGGTTTGACCTCACCGGAACTGGCCACGCTGATGGCGCACGTGAAGCTGGCGCTGAAGGCCGACGTGCTGGCCAGTGACCTGCCCGACCAGGAGGCGTTCGCGTCGCGGCTGCCGTGGTACTTCCCGGAGAAGCTGCGCGAACCGTTCGGCGCGGAGATCCGGGCGCACCAACTGCGCCGCGAGATCGTCACCACCATGCTCGTCAACGACCTCGTCGACACCAGCGGGATCACCTACGCCTACCGGGTCAGCGAGGACGTCGGGGTGGGCCCCGTCGACGCGGTCCGCAGCTTCGCCGCGGCCAACGCGATCTTCCGGATCAGCGACGTGTGGCGCGCCATCCGCTCCGCCGGCGACACCGGTGTCTCCGTCGCGGTCACCGACCGCATGACCCTGGATCTTCGGCGGCTGGTCGACCGGGCCGGCCGGTGGCTCCTCAACTACCGCCCGCAGCCGCTGGCGGTGGGCGCCGAGATCAACCGGTTCGGTGCCAAGGTGGCGGCGCTGACGCCCCGGATGTCGGAATGGCTGCGCGGCGACGACGAGGCGATCGTGGCCAAGGAAGCCGACGACTTCGCCTCCCACGGAGTCCCCAAGGACCTGGCGTACATGGTCGCGACCGGCCTGTACCAGTTCAGCCTGCTCGACATCATCGACATCGGCGACATCGTCGACCGCGAACCCGATGAGGTCGCGGACACGTACTTCGCGCTGATGGACTACCTCAACACCGACACCCTGCTGACGGCGGTGTCGCGGCTCGAACGTGACGACCGCTGGCACTCGTTGGCGCGGTTGGCGATTCGCGACGACATCTACGGTTCGCTGCGGGCGCTGTGCCTGGACGTGCTGGCCGTCGGTGAGCCCGAGGAGACCGGTGAGGAGAAGATCGCAGAGTGGGAGACGACGAACGGGTCGCGGGTCGACCGTGCCCGCCGCACCCTCAGCGAGATTCATGAGAGCGGCCAGCACGACCTGGCCACGCTGTCGGTGGCGGCGCGCCAGATCCGCAGCATGACACGAACGAGTGGAACGGGGACTTCACGGTGA
- a CDS encoding acyl-CoA thioesterase yields MYQHINHATMVTLLEEARIPFLREPFGPEIETIGLLIADVNISYKAQLRLIDSPLQVTMWSKRVRAVDFTVGYEVRSVGAPADSKPAVIAETQLAAVHIKEQRLQRLSEQQREYLQRYQR; encoded by the coding sequence ATGTACCAGCACATCAACCACGCCACGATGGTGACGCTGCTGGAGGAGGCGCGGATCCCGTTCCTGCGTGAGCCGTTCGGGCCGGAGATCGAGACCATCGGCCTGCTCATCGCCGATGTGAACATCTCGTACAAAGCCCAACTGCGGCTGATCGATTCGCCGCTGCAGGTCACCATGTGGTCCAAGCGGGTACGCGCTGTCGACTTCACCGTCGGCTACGAGGTCCGCTCGGTCGGCGCACCGGCCGACTCGAAGCCGGCGGTGATCGCCGAGACCCAGCTGGCCGCCGTGCACATCAAGGAGCAACGGCTGCAACGGCTTTCCGAGCAGCAGCGGGAGTATCTGCAGCGATATCAGCGATGA
- a CDS encoding glycoside hydrolase family 13 protein has product MDSRWWSHALFYQVYPRSFRDSDSDGVGDLDGVSAGLDYLESLGVDAIWLNPVMVSPMADHGYDVADPRDIDPLFGDLAAMDRLVEAAHARGIKVTMDLVPNHTSSAHPWFQAALAAAPGSAERERYIFRDGAGPDGSRPPNNWLSIFGGPAWTRVTEPDGSPGQWYLHLFDAEQPDLNWDNPEVFADLETTLRFWLDRGVDGFRIDVAHGMAKPPGLPDMPTAKPEMLLAEMDDDPRFNHDGVHDIHRAIRRVFDDYPCAVAIGEVWVYDSEQFSRYVRPDELHLGFNFRLVRADFDARDIRSAIENSLAAVDLVDAVPTWTLANHDVERPPTRYGGGTAGLARARAMALVMLALPGAVFLYNGEELGLPNVDDLPDEALQDPVWERSGHTRRGRDGCRIPMPWSGETPPFGFSDHPDTWLPMPPEWAALTVEKQLADPASTLAFYRRAIGLRRAREEFSGSAVEWLDSPTDVLVFHRSGGLVCVLNAGAVPIPLPEGEVLLASGPVLDGTLPPDTAAWLV; this is encoded by the coding sequence ATGGACAGCCGCTGGTGGTCGCACGCGCTGTTCTACCAGGTGTATCCAAGGTCGTTTCGGGACAGCGACTCCGATGGCGTCGGTGATCTCGACGGCGTGAGCGCCGGACTCGACTACCTCGAGTCGCTCGGCGTCGACGCGATCTGGCTCAACCCGGTGATGGTGTCGCCGATGGCCGACCACGGCTACGACGTGGCCGATCCGCGCGACATCGACCCGCTGTTCGGCGATCTGGCCGCGATGGACCGTCTCGTCGAGGCCGCCCACGCTCGCGGCATCAAGGTGACGATGGACCTGGTGCCCAACCACACCAGTTCGGCGCATCCGTGGTTTCAGGCTGCGCTGGCGGCGGCGCCGGGATCCGCCGAGCGCGAGCGCTACATCTTCCGGGACGGCGCAGGGCCCGACGGAAGCCGCCCACCCAACAACTGGCTGTCGATCTTCGGCGGCCCGGCGTGGACCCGCGTCACCGAGCCCGACGGCTCCCCGGGACAGTGGTACCTGCACCTGTTCGACGCCGAGCAACCCGACCTGAACTGGGACAACCCCGAGGTGTTCGCCGACCTCGAGACCACGCTGCGGTTCTGGCTCGACCGCGGCGTCGACGGGTTCCGTATCGACGTCGCGCACGGGATGGCCAAGCCGCCGGGACTGCCCGACATGCCGACCGCCAAGCCCGAGATGCTGCTCGCCGAGATGGACGACGATCCGCGGTTCAACCACGACGGCGTGCACGACATCCACCGGGCTATCCGCCGCGTGTTCGACGACTACCCCTGCGCCGTCGCGATCGGCGAGGTCTGGGTCTACGACAGCGAGCAGTTCTCCCGCTACGTGCGGCCCGACGAGCTGCACCTGGGTTTCAACTTTCGGCTCGTGCGCGCCGACTTCGATGCGCGCGACATTCGTTCGGCCATCGAGAACTCGTTGGCCGCAGTCGATCTCGTGGATGCCGTCCCCACCTGGACGCTGGCCAACCACGACGTGGAGCGGCCCCCGACTCGCTACGGCGGCGGCACGGCGGGCCTGGCACGCGCCAGGGCGATGGCTCTGGTCATGCTGGCGCTGCCGGGCGCGGTGTTCCTCTACAACGGTGAGGAACTCGGACTGCCCAACGTCGACGACCTGCCCGACGAGGCGCTGCAGGATCCGGTGTGGGAGCGCTCCGGGCATACCCGCCGGGGCCGCGACGGTTGCCGCATCCCGATGCCGTGGTCCGGCGAGACTCCCCCGTTCGGGTTCTCCGACCACCCCGACACGTGGTTGCCGATGCCGCCGGAGTGGGCGGCGTTGACGGTGGAGAAGCAACTCGCGGATCCGGCATCGACGCTCGCGTTCTACCGTCGGGCCATCGGGTTACGGCGTGCGCGTGAGGAATTCAGCGGCTCGGCGGTGGAGTGGCTCGACTCCCCCACCGACGTCCTGGTGTTCCACCGCAGCGGCGGGCTCGTATGTGTGCTCAATGCCGGCGCCGTGCCGATCCCGCTGCCCGAGGGCGAGGTACTGCTGGCCAGCGGCCCCGTTCTCGACGGCACACTGCCGCCCGACACCGCGGCCTGGCTGGTCTAG